In the Oscillatoria salina IIICB1 genome, TAATTAAGCGATCGGTTCGAGATTTACCTCAAAGATAAAATCATCATAGGACAAATCGCCACCACCGATGAGATCCTCAAAAGCAAAAGCGCGATCGGCAATTGAACGAACGTGATCGACACCTCTCGACTCACCCGGATTAGCTTCCGAAAAAGCAAAATAAACTTCTTCCTCACTTCCATTTGCTTTCAGATAAGGTGCATAAATAAAGCCACCAGCAAGTAAAAATGGATCGGGATCGATTTTATCGAATTCTACAACACTATTACCCAAAGCTGCGGCGGCATAACCAGGATCGTTAGGAGAAAGTTCATTACCTGTTAAAGGATCGAGAACTGTTCCCGATGTATCTTGAACAACATACAAACCACCTTCATTATCAAAACCTGCATTCGCAGTCGCAATAATTTCCGTGGTGAATTGTTCGCTACCAAAGTCACTCAAATCGATAAGTTCTTTTTCTGCTTGTAAATTTGTCCCGATAGATTCTTCGTCAGTAAGTTCGACATTTACGACTAAATCCCCAAAAGCTTCTCCTTGAGGATCGCCACCAACAATGTCTTCAAAACTCAACTCAAAAGAACCATTTCCTAGTTCGCTTACTTCTAACTGTTCAGAAACATTAGCAACACCAAATGTAGACCCAAAAATTACATTTGAGTTGCTACGAGTGATATTTCCCACTGCGTCAGTGGTACTA is a window encoding:
- a CDS encoding Ig-like domain-containing protein; amino-acid sequence: TAENTAIAIAVLNNDTDSDGTLDLSSVTVVTQPSDGNLQVNSTTGVVTYTPDANFTGNDTFTYTVADNEGENSNPATVNITVNPVEEVPPSLTLEDDNIFSFGSNATEEVNLKFTLDISTGVDAANTNEIGVVEVDSDGNIIPGTEQVIFSALNNEAQDFLAEKGFFGNSFSRTLTGLSGDSRLVFYLVPNSTTDAVGNITRSNSNVIFGSTFGVANVSEQLEVSELGNGSFELSFEDIVGGDPQGEAFGDLVVNVELTDEESIGTNLQAEKELIDLSDFGSEQFTTEIIATANAGFDNEGGLYVVQDTSGTVLDPLTGNELSPNDPGYAAAALGNSVVEFDKIDPDPFLLAGGFIYAPYLKANGSEEEVYFAFSEANPGESRGVDHVRSIADRAFAFEDLIGGGDLSYDDFIFEVNLEPIA